The proteins below come from a single Halobacillus salinarum genomic window:
- the plsX gene encoding phosphate acyltransferase PlsX encodes MKLAIDAMGGDHAPEAIVKGAVEAVHANPALEITLVGDEEKIRPHLNEESNISILHTTEVITSEDEPVRAVRRKKNASMVLMAKEVSEGRAEACISAGNTGALMSAGLFIVGRMEGVERPALSPTLPTQDGSGFLMLDVGANVDAKAEHLLQYAIIGSIYSENVRGVKTPRVGLLNVGTEEGKGSDLTKKAFQRMKEAPIHFIGNVEARDLLDGAADVVITDGFTGNIALKTIEGTALTMFSMMKKTFMSNMKTKIAAGLVKSDLKGLQKQLDYSEYGGAGLFGLAAPVIKAHGSSNARAVYSAIRQAEQMVEQNVTRTIAKTLKELRLKEEEQK; translated from the coding sequence ATGAAACTAGCCATTGACGCAATGGGCGGAGACCACGCACCAGAAGCCATTGTGAAAGGAGCGGTAGAGGCAGTTCATGCCAACCCGGCTTTAGAGATAACTTTAGTTGGAGATGAGGAAAAGATCCGCCCTCATTTAAATGAGGAATCCAATATATCAATTTTACATACCACTGAAGTTATTACTTCAGAAGATGAGCCTGTGCGGGCAGTCAGAAGAAAGAAAAATGCATCCATGGTACTAATGGCCAAGGAAGTAAGCGAGGGTCGTGCCGAAGCTTGTATTTCAGCTGGAAATACGGGAGCTCTCATGAGTGCTGGTTTGTTCATTGTAGGCAGAATGGAAGGCGTGGAGCGGCCCGCCTTGAGTCCAACCCTTCCTACTCAGGATGGAAGCGGGTTTTTAATGCTTGATGTCGGGGCTAATGTGGATGCAAAGGCAGAGCATCTGCTGCAATATGCGATCATCGGATCCATTTACTCTGAAAATGTCCGGGGCGTTAAAACTCCGCGCGTAGGGCTGCTGAATGTAGGAACGGAAGAAGGCAAAGGCAGCGATCTTACAAAAAAAGCTTTTCAGCGGATGAAAGAAGCACCAATCCATTTTATCGGCAATGTGGAGGCTAGAGACTTGCTTGATGGAGCAGCTGATGTAGTCATTACGGACGGGTTTACAGGAAATATCGCTTTAAAAACAATAGAAGGCACGGCACTTACGATGTTTTCTATGATGAAAAAAACCTTTATGTCCAACATGAAAACAAAAATCGCTGCAGGTCTAGTAAAAAGTGATTTAAAGGGATTACAAAAGCAGCTGGATTATTCGGAGTATGGAGGAGCTGGCTTGTTTGGATTAGCGGCGCCAGTAATTAAAGCCCATGGTTCATCCAATGCGAGAGCCGTATACAGTGCAATCCGCCAGGCAGAGCAAATGGTCGAACAAAATGTCACTAGGACGATAGCAAAAACACTTAAAGAATTGCGGTTGAAGGAGGAGGAGCAAAAATGA
- the recG gene encoding ATP-dependent DNA helicase RecG yields MLRQPINEVKGVGEKVAAHLNELGLFTVEDLLFYFPFRYDSYEVKPLTELAHNEKATIEGKVVSEPSLSYFGRRKSRLTMTLQVEQFAVKAVMFNRAFAKKQIQQGDTITVTGKWDQQRLQITVSQYKKGESKSQEPIQPVYSLKENLTLNTLRKVIKTALDDYSHEVQEILPEDIKNSYKLPDRAGALHQMHYPQSRILLKHAKRRFIYEEFLLFQLKMQLLRKSHRESTKGNAQRYNNDELTSFVQSLPYELTNAQKKSLAEILKDMKSSYRMNRLLQGDVGSGKTAVAAIALYASLTSGKQGALMVPTEILAEQHFHSLQEMFHSRANVVLLTGSVKGRRRKEILERINKKEADIIVGTHALIQEEVVFNDLGMVIVDEQHRFGVQQRRTLRDKGLHPDVLFMTATPIPRTLAITAFGDMDVSVIDEMPAGRKPVETYWVKGEMTNRVLSFIHKEVADGHQAYVICPLIEESDKLDIQNAVDIYTQLSAVFEPDSSVGLMHGRLSNEEKEEVMKRFSENELQILVSTTVVEVGVNVPNATVMVIYDAERFGLSQLHQLRGRVGRGDRQSYCILLADPKGDVGKERMRIMTETNDGFELSEQDLKLRGPGDFFGRKQSGLPDFKVGDMVHDYRALETARQDALDIIEGEKWLHDPSYSEIKALLEEDEHLKGEVLD; encoded by the coding sequence GTGCTGCGTCAGCCGATTAATGAAGTGAAAGGGGTAGGAGAGAAGGTTGCGGCTCATTTAAACGAGCTCGGTCTTTTTACCGTAGAGGATTTGCTTTTTTACTTCCCTTTTCGTTATGACTCATACGAAGTAAAGCCGCTGACAGAGCTTGCCCACAATGAAAAAGCTACGATTGAAGGGAAGGTGGTTTCTGAGCCTTCCCTTAGCTATTTTGGCAGAAGAAAATCTCGGCTTACGATGACTTTGCAAGTGGAACAATTTGCTGTCAAAGCTGTGATGTTTAATCGAGCTTTTGCTAAAAAGCAAATTCAACAGGGCGATACCATTACCGTTACCGGTAAATGGGATCAGCAGCGCCTGCAAATTACAGTGAGTCAGTATAAAAAAGGGGAATCAAAATCGCAGGAGCCTATCCAGCCCGTCTATTCTTTAAAAGAGAATCTTACCTTAAATACGCTAAGGAAAGTGATCAAGACAGCTCTTGATGATTATTCGCATGAAGTTCAGGAAATTCTTCCTGAGGATATAAAAAACTCCTATAAATTACCGGATCGTGCCGGTGCTTTACATCAGATGCATTACCCACAGTCAAGAATTCTTTTAAAACATGCAAAAAGACGATTTATTTATGAAGAATTTCTCCTCTTTCAGCTAAAAATGCAGCTGTTAAGAAAGAGTCATCGGGAGTCTACCAAAGGAAATGCCCAGCGGTATAACAATGATGAACTGACTTCTTTTGTGCAGTCCCTGCCTTACGAGCTTACGAACGCTCAAAAAAAGTCTCTGGCTGAAATTTTAAAAGATATGAAGAGTTCTTACAGGATGAATCGACTCCTTCAAGGGGATGTAGGTTCAGGGAAAACAGCAGTTGCGGCGATCGCCCTGTACGCTTCCTTGACCTCAGGGAAACAGGGGGCGCTGATGGTGCCGACTGAGATTCTTGCCGAACAGCATTTCCATTCTTTACAGGAAATGTTCCACAGCCGGGCGAATGTAGTGCTGCTTACCGGTTCTGTTAAAGGCAGGCGGAGAAAAGAAATTCTTGAAAGGATCAATAAAAAAGAAGCGGATATCATTGTCGGTACACATGCTCTGATCCAGGAGGAAGTAGTCTTTAATGATTTAGGCATGGTTATCGTTGATGAACAACACCGCTTCGGAGTTCAGCAGCGTAGAACCCTTAGAGATAAAGGTCTCCACCCGGACGTCTTATTTATGACCGCCACCCCAATTCCAAGAACTCTGGCAATTACTGCCTTTGGTGATATGGATGTTTCTGTCATTGATGAAATGCCAGCAGGAAGAAAGCCGGTAGAGACCTATTGGGTAAAAGGAGAAATGACCAACCGGGTGCTGTCCTTTATTCATAAAGAAGTAGCGGACGGACATCAGGCCTACGTTATTTGTCCTTTAATTGAAGAATCAGACAAACTTGATATTCAAAATGCTGTGGATATCTATACCCAATTGAGTGCTGTTTTTGAACCAGACAGTTCCGTAGGACTTATGCATGGCCGGCTTAGTAACGAAGAAAAGGAAGAAGTGATGAAGCGTTTCTCTGAAAATGAGTTGCAAATTCTCGTATCTACGACAGTTGTAGAAGTTGGAGTAAATGTCCCTAACGCGACTGTGATGGTGATTTATGACGCCGAACGTTTTGGATTATCCCAGCTTCACCAGCTCAGGGGGCGAGTCGGAAGAGGAGACAGGCAGAGCTACTGTATTCTGCTCGCAGATCCAAAAGGGGATGTAGGTAAAGAACGTATGAGAATCATGACAGAGACTAATGACGGGTTTGAGCTTTCAGAACAAGATTTAAAGCTCAGAGGTCCCGGAGACTTTTTTGGCAGAAAGCAAAGCGGACTTCCTGATTTTAAAGTAGGTGATATGGTCCATGATTACAGAGCTCTTGAAACAGCCAGACAGGACGCACTAGATATCATTGAAGGGGAGAAGTGGCTTCATGACCCTTCCTACAGTGAAATAAAAGCTTTGCTGGAAGAGGACGAGCACTTGAAAGGCGAAGTTCTGGATTAA
- a CDS encoding S66 peptidase family protein, whose amino-acid sequence MIQPKALRRGDAVGVIAPASSPDQRKLTRGIQFLQSLGLKVYLGRTVTEKQGYLAGSDQVRLGDLHEMFLNPYIRAVFCARGGYGTARIAEGIDYDLIKCHPKIFWGYSDITYLHMAIQKFTGLVTFHGPMIVSDFNSAARFSFLQLFQPLGLAYNDRISPLQVIAEGKRAGSLTGGNLTVLTDTIGTPFEIETIGKILVIEDVNEPVYRIDAMLQQLKSSGKFNGIQGVVIGDFTMDKDQEAYSKELDYFFRCFFQSAPFPVLSGFKFGHGRRNYGLAFGVNACIDTAGKLLTAEPGIQL is encoded by the coding sequence ATGATACAGCCGAAAGCACTGCGCCGAGGAGACGCTGTAGGTGTAATAGCACCGGCGAGTTCTCCTGATCAAAGGAAGTTAACCCGCGGGATTCAGTTTCTTCAATCACTGGGGTTAAAGGTTTATCTTGGACGAACTGTAACCGAAAAGCAAGGTTATTTAGCAGGTTCTGATCAAGTCAGGCTAGGCGATTTACACGAAATGTTTCTGAATCCTTATATTCGAGCTGTATTTTGCGCTAGAGGCGGATACGGAACCGCTAGGATAGCTGAAGGCATCGATTATGATTTAATAAAGTGCCATCCAAAGATTTTCTGGGGTTACAGCGATATTACTTATTTACATATGGCAATTCAAAAGTTTACGGGTCTCGTTACGTTTCATGGACCGATGATAGTCTCGGATTTTAATTCAGCGGCCCGTTTTTCTTTTTTGCAGCTTTTTCAGCCTCTTGGTCTTGCTTACAATGATAGGATTTCTCCACTCCAGGTCATAGCGGAAGGAAAAAGAGCGGGAAGTCTGACAGGCGGAAATTTAACCGTTTTAACTGATACGATTGGCACGCCTTTTGAAATCGAAACAATAGGAAAAATACTTGTCATTGAAGATGTGAATGAACCTGTTTACAGAATTGATGCCATGCTGCAGCAGCTAAAGTCCTCCGGTAAGTTTAATGGTATTCAAGGAGTCGTCATAGGAGATTTTACGATGGATAAGGATCAAGAAGCGTATAGTAAGGAGCTTGATTATTTTTTTCGCTGCTTTTTTCAATCGGCCCCCTTTCCTGTGCTAAGCGGATTCAAGTTTGGTCATGGAAGAAGGAATTATGGATTAGCATTTGGGGTAAATGCCTGTATAGATACCGCAGGTAAATTATTAACAGCTGAGCCAGGCATTCAATTATAA
- the fapR gene encoding transcription factor FapR, translating to MKKSKQLRQEELKQTIERTPFITDEDLAKQFGVSIQTIRLDRMELSIPELRERIKSVATQEWKETVKALPIEEVIGEVIDLELDERALSIFDVRQEHVFSRNNIARGHHLFAQANSLAVAVINDELALTARSDIAFRRQVKLGERVVAKATVQGEDEKGRTIVSVHSYVENEEVFSGLFEMFRSNQHKELDNHETSH from the coding sequence ATGAAAAAATCAAAACAATTACGTCAGGAGGAGCTCAAACAGACGATTGAGCGCACTCCTTTTATTACAGATGAAGACTTAGCGAAACAATTTGGAGTAAGCATTCAAACGATAAGACTTGACCGGATGGAGTTATCCATTCCTGAGCTTCGGGAACGAATAAAATCTGTCGCAACACAAGAGTGGAAGGAAACTGTTAAGGCACTCCCTATAGAAGAAGTAATCGGGGAGGTTATTGACCTGGAATTGGACGAGAGAGCGCTTTCAATTTTTGACGTCAGACAGGAACATGTATTTTCCAGAAACAATATTGCCCGCGGCCATCATTTATTTGCCCAAGCCAACTCCTTAGCTGTAGCGGTAATAAACGATGAGCTTGCGCTCACTGCCCGTTCGGACATTGCTTTTAGAAGGCAGGTTAAATTAGGGGAACGAGTAGTTGCGAAAGCCACGGTTCAGGGTGAGGACGAAAAAGGCCGGACAATCGTTTCTGTTCACAGCTATGTGGAGAACGAAGAAGTGTTTTCGGGTTTGTTTGAGATGTTTCGCTCAAATCAACACAAGGAGCTTGATAACCATGAAACTAGCCATTGA
- the sdaAA gene encoding L-serine ammonia-lyase, iron-sulfur-dependent, subunit alpha — protein sequence MFRNVAELVELAETEGIQISEVMIRQEMKVKELTRDEVVGQMEKNLDVMEKAIEDGLKGVKSHSGLTGGDAVLIQNYMKNHTPLSGQLLMDAVSKAVATNEVNAAMGTICATPTAGSAGCVPGTLFAVKNQLNPTREQMVRYLFTSGAFGFVVANNASISGAAGGCQAEVGSAAGMAAAAIVEMAGGTPSQSAEAMAITLKNMLGLICDPVAGLVEVPCVKRNAMGASNAVVAADMALAGVKSRIPCDEVIDAMYKVGQRMPSAFRETAQGGLAATPTGRELEAKVYGISLKRE from the coding sequence ATGTTTAGAAATGTAGCTGAATTAGTTGAATTAGCTGAAACTGAAGGCATACAAATATCCGAAGTCATGATTCGGCAGGAAATGAAAGTGAAAGAACTAACAAGAGATGAAGTTGTCGGTCAAATGGAAAAAAATCTGGATGTTATGGAAAAGGCGATTGAAGATGGTCTTAAAGGTGTGAAATCCCACAGCGGCTTGACAGGAGGAGATGCGGTCCTCATTCAAAATTACATGAAAAACCATACTCCTCTTTCTGGACAGCTGCTTATGGATGCAGTGAGCAAAGCGGTAGCCACCAATGAAGTGAACGCAGCCATGGGAACCATTTGTGCGACACCGACAGCAGGAAGTGCAGGTTGCGTCCCGGGCACTCTATTCGCGGTTAAAAACCAATTAAATCCAACGAGAGAGCAAATGGTTCGTTACTTGTTTACCTCTGGGGCATTTGGGTTTGTTGTCGCCAATAATGCATCGATTTCCGGTGCAGCCGGCGGCTGTCAAGCAGAAGTCGGCTCGGCTGCTGGAATGGCAGCAGCAGCTATAGTAGAAATGGCAGGTGGTACGCCTTCGCAGTCTGCAGAAGCCATGGCCATTACTTTGAAAAATATGCTAGGCTTAATTTGTGATCCTGTAGCAGGGTTAGTGGAAGTTCCATGTGTAAAAAGAAATGCTATGGGTGCCTCCAACGCTGTAGTCGCAGCGGATATGGCACTGGCCGGCGTGAAGAGCAGAATCCCTTGTGATGAAGTAATCGATGCCATGTATAAAGTAGGGCAGAGAATGCCGTCTGCTTTTCGTGAAACTGCTCAAGGAGGGCTTGCTGCTACTCCTACAGGCAGAGAGCTGGAAGCAAAAGTATATGGAATATCCTTAAAAAGAGAGTGA
- the fabD gene encoding ACP S-malonyltransferase, whose protein sequence is MKQLAFIFPGQGSQEVGMGKDMYDQYDKVRELFDEADEALGYPLTKLMFEGPSDELTKTENAQPALLLNSAAIALVLKEAGIEPVMTAGHSLGEYSALVSAGALTPIEAVKLVHIRGKLMEEAYPTGKGAMAAVLGLSKEDIEAAIAELHSDEVVDLANINCPGQIVISGTREGVEEASSYLKENGAKRVLPLNVSGPFHSKLMEPASEDFSRYLNETTVTKADIPVYANVTAQPVQEPEKIEKLLVEQLYSPVRFQEILESFTTQELDAIVEVGHGKVLSGLVKKVNRRTKTFAIQNPESVSELITWYKEES, encoded by the coding sequence ATGAAGCAATTAGCTTTTATTTTTCCAGGGCAAGGTTCTCAGGAAGTAGGAATGGGCAAAGATATGTACGACCAGTATGATAAGGTGAGAGAATTGTTTGACGAGGCTGACGAAGCGCTCGGTTACCCTTTGACAAAACTGATGTTTGAAGGTCCTTCAGATGAACTGACTAAAACAGAAAATGCCCAGCCTGCATTATTGTTAAACAGTGCTGCCATCGCATTAGTATTGAAAGAAGCAGGAATAGAACCAGTGATGACCGCAGGGCATAGTCTGGGTGAATACAGTGCGCTAGTTTCTGCGGGAGCGCTTACTCCAATAGAAGCGGTGAAGCTTGTCCATATCCGCGGGAAGCTGATGGAGGAAGCTTACCCTACTGGTAAAGGGGCGATGGCTGCTGTCCTGGGGCTGTCTAAGGAAGACATCGAAGCTGCTATAGCCGAATTGCATTCAGACGAAGTGGTGGATCTTGCAAACATTAACTGCCCCGGTCAAATTGTCATTTCCGGAACAAGGGAAGGAGTGGAAGAAGCCTCTTCTTACCTTAAAGAAAACGGGGCAAAACGTGTGCTCCCCCTAAATGTAAGCGGTCCGTTTCACTCGAAGCTGATGGAACCAGCAAGCGAAGATTTTTCCCGTTATTTAAACGAAACGACCGTAACGAAAGCGGATATTCCTGTTTATGCGAACGTCACGGCTCAGCCTGTTCAGGAGCCTGAAAAAATTGAAAAACTCCTTGTTGAACAGCTGTACTCTCCAGTGCGGTTCCAGGAAATATTAGAGAGCTTCACGACTCAAGAATTAGATGCTATCGTTGAAGTGGGCCATGGAAAAGTATTGAGTGGTTTAGTAAAAAAAGTGAACAGAAGAACGAAGACTTTTGCGATACAAAACCCGGAATCTGTCAGCGAACTGATTACGTGGTATAAGGAGGAGTCTTAA
- a CDS encoding NCS2 family permease, whose protein sequence is MLNQHSGQSSWKNEIVAGMIGYFTTVYIVAVNSQILESAGLPLQSGMTATILASAVGCLIMALYAKAPMILIPGMGINALFAYSIVESGGFSFQEGLGVVTAASAIFLLTAFTKLGEWLKHAIPESLKHAITVGLGLFLTLIGLEKGGLVVKGEHSLIQLGNPSSALVITSLITLFIAILLFVRNVPGNFLISMLIGTLIAKFTGVLNPQGSSLELSDQHWIMLPSFNEIGDFRFWMAVFPLAIVLIFENMGLIHGQLGMLNQEEKFKKSYQATAFSALFCGFLGTSPTVSSAESAASIASGAKSGRAALVTALLFLGTLFIIPWITMVPSTAISPILIIVGALMVQNIKHIPLVNLAEAMPAFLIIVMIPFTYSIADGMAFGFIAYPLVKFAIGKQKELSVPVVCIAMVFLVEFIMRSLGH, encoded by the coding sequence ATGCTCAATCAGCATTCCGGCCAGTCCAGCTGGAAAAATGAAATTGTGGCAGGCATGATTGGTTATTTTACGACGGTCTACATCGTTGCAGTTAATAGTCAAATTCTTGAAAGTGCCGGATTGCCTTTGCAAAGCGGTATGACAGCCACAATTCTTGCCAGCGCGGTTGGCTGTTTGATCATGGCTCTATATGCGAAAGCACCGATGATTCTCATCCCTGGCATGGGGATTAATGCTTTATTCGCCTATTCGATTGTCGAAAGCGGAGGTTTCAGTTTTCAGGAGGGACTCGGAGTTGTAACAGCAGCATCAGCTATTTTTCTCCTGACTGCATTCACTAAGCTTGGTGAATGGTTGAAACATGCAATTCCTGAATCGTTAAAGCATGCCATTACTGTTGGGTTAGGCTTGTTCCTTACACTGATTGGCTTAGAAAAAGGCGGGCTCGTCGTCAAAGGAGAACATTCTTTAATTCAATTGGGGAATCCTTCTTCGGCCCTGGTGATTACCAGTCTGATCACACTTTTTATTGCCATATTGTTATTTGTCAGGAACGTGCCGGGTAATTTTCTCATCAGCATGCTCATCGGAACTCTGATCGCAAAATTTACAGGGGTTTTAAACCCTCAAGGTTCATCCCTTGAACTAAGCGACCAGCATTGGATCATGCTTCCATCTTTCAACGAAATCGGAGACTTCCGTTTTTGGATGGCAGTATTTCCATTAGCCATTGTGCTTATTTTTGAGAACATGGGGTTAATTCATGGACAACTGGGCATGCTCAATCAGGAGGAAAAGTTCAAAAAATCCTATCAAGCCACGGCATTTTCAGCGTTGTTCTGCGGCTTTTTAGGTACTTCACCCACTGTTTCTTCTGCTGAAAGCGCGGCATCAATCGCCTCCGGCGCAAAGTCTGGAAGGGCAGCATTGGTTACGGCACTGCTTTTTCTAGGAACGTTATTCATCATTCCTTGGATTACGATGGTGCCTTCAACAGCAATTAGCCCGATATTAATTATTGTCGGGGCTCTGATGGTCCAAAACATTAAGCACATCCCGCTCGTCAATTTGGCTGAAGCAATGCCTGCGTTCTTAATCATTGTAATGATTCCCTTTACGTATTCCATTGCAGATGGGATGGCATTTGGATTTATTGCATACCCGCTTGTTAAGTTTGCGATCGGGAAACAAAAAGAATTATCGGTACCGGTTGTTTGTATTGCCATGGTTTTTCTCGTTGAATTTATCATGCGTTCGCTCGGTCATTAA
- the sdaAB gene encoding L-serine ammonia-lyase, iron-sulfur-dependent subunit beta has translation MKYRSVFDIIGPVMIGPSSSHTAGAARIGRAARHLFGREPNYAHIHLYGSFAKTYKGHGTDVAIVGGLLDYDTDDPRISEALKKARAGGMKVRFHEEDAHTDHPNTARIKIGDDDGELELVGISIGGGKAEITELNGFELRLSGSHPAILLIHNDRFGAIASSTAILAKHQINIGRMEMSRKAEGEQALMVIEVDQNVGDSLLSELERADHIIQVAKISD, from the coding sequence ATGAAATATCGATCAGTTTTTGATATTATCGGTCCAGTCATGATTGGACCTTCAAGTTCACATACAGCCGGAGCTGCAAGAATCGGGCGTGCAGCGAGGCATTTATTTGGCCGGGAGCCAAACTATGCCCACATTCACCTCTATGGTTCCTTTGCGAAGACATACAAAGGCCACGGAACAGACGTAGCGATTGTAGGAGGTCTGCTGGACTACGATACGGATGATCCCCGAATTAGTGAGGCATTGAAAAAAGCGAGAGCGGGAGGCATGAAAGTCCGTTTTCACGAAGAGGATGCTCATACAGACCATCCGAATACAGCGCGGATAAAAATTGGGGACGACGATGGGGAACTCGAATTAGTCGGCATTTCAATCGGCGGCGGGAAAGCAGAAATCACTGAGCTGAATGGCTTTGAGCTCAGACTTTCGGGCAGTCATCCAGCTATACTGCTCATTCATAACGATCGTTTTGGGGCCATAGCTTCATCTACAGCCATTTTGGCCAAGCATCAAATTAATATCGGCCGGATGGAGATGTCAAGGAAGGCTGAAGGAGAACAAGCTCTGATGGTCATCGAAGTCGATCAGAATGTCGGTGACTCGCTGCTAAGTGAATTGGAACGGGCGGATCATATTATTCAAGTGGCAAAGATCTCTGATTAA
- a CDS encoding terpene cyclase/mutase family protein: MQKAVQLEIERLINLLKAEQTSDGSWNYAFDTGVITDAYMIILLRSLSINNEEKLIIELTERIMSKQEQNGAWKLYYDEEQGNLSRTIEAYYGLLYSGYYDKDDECMQKAQTFILARGGLEKAGMFTKIMLCLTGQLPWPVFFPVPIEVMLLPAYFPVHLFDISVFGRANIVPILLLGNRKHVFTTKDTPELSHLKTQKREQEVFVHPQLDEWQEYFSSLIQARGEELRFFEGLEQQAINDAEQYMLRRIEPDGTLLSYFSSTFLMIFALLSIGYSENDPLIERALDGLKSMKCKINGCSHVQYTTADVWNTSLISYALQEAGAAPADETIRKANAYLLSRQNVKYGDWAIHNPHQLPGGFGFSNINTINPDVDDSTASLRSLAHEVFQEPGTYSRWQLGSSWVLSMQNDDGGWPSFEKGINKPYLSLLPIEKAAFIFEDPSSADLTGRTLEFLGNYTNLSKQHPSVKKAHKWLKSNQEANGSWYGRWGICYIYGTWAAVTGLAATGAAPGGKLLKKAVSWLEEIQRIDGGWGESCESDQKKKYVPLQASTLTHTAWAVDALISVSETPTKAIEKGIQFLVKHGKSQKWTEDYPKGQGMGGTFYIHYHSYRFIWPLLTLSHYTRKYS, encoded by the coding sequence TTGCAGAAAGCAGTCCAGCTGGAAATAGAGCGGCTCATCAATCTTTTGAAGGCAGAACAAACCAGTGACGGGTCCTGGAATTACGCTTTTGATACAGGTGTAATCACTGACGCCTATATGATTATATTATTGCGTTCTTTATCAATTAATAATGAGGAAAAATTAATCATCGAGTTAACTGAACGAATTATGAGCAAGCAAGAACAAAATGGAGCTTGGAAGCTTTACTACGATGAAGAACAAGGTAATTTGTCAAGAACAATCGAAGCTTATTATGGCCTTCTTTATTCTGGCTACTATGATAAAGATGATGAATGCATGCAAAAAGCACAGACTTTTATTCTCGCACGCGGCGGGCTTGAAAAAGCAGGAATGTTCACCAAAATCATGCTCTGCCTGACCGGACAGCTGCCTTGGCCAGTATTTTTCCCAGTGCCGATTGAAGTTATGCTGCTTCCTGCTTATTTTCCTGTACATTTATTTGATATTTCCGTATTTGGAAGAGCTAACATTGTTCCTATTCTTCTTCTTGGGAATCGCAAGCATGTGTTTACAACAAAGGATACTCCTGAGTTGTCCCATTTGAAAACACAGAAAAGAGAGCAGGAAGTTTTTGTGCATCCTCAATTAGACGAATGGCAAGAGTATTTTTCCTCTCTCATACAAGCAAGAGGAGAGGAACTGCGTTTTTTTGAAGGACTGGAGCAGCAGGCGATTAACGATGCAGAACAATATATGCTCCGTCGAATTGAGCCAGATGGTACCTTGCTAAGCTATTTTAGTTCCACATTTTTAATGATTTTCGCCTTGCTTTCCATCGGTTATTCCGAGAATGATCCTCTCATTGAGCGGGCTCTCGATGGATTAAAATCTATGAAGTGTAAAATAAACGGCTGCAGTCATGTTCAATATACTACAGCAGATGTCTGGAATACTTCTTTAATAAGCTATGCATTACAAGAGGCTGGGGCTGCCCCGGCTGATGAAACCATTCGAAAAGCAAATGCTTACTTATTATCGCGTCAGAATGTGAAGTATGGGGACTGGGCAATCCATAATCCACATCAACTCCCTGGGGGCTTTGGTTTTTCAAATATTAATACCATTAATCCAGATGTAGATGACAGCACGGCTAGTTTGAGATCTCTTGCCCACGAAGTTTTCCAAGAACCTGGTACTTACTCGCGCTGGCAGCTTGGGTCCTCATGGGTTCTTTCCATGCAAAATGATGATGGAGGATGGCCCTCCTTTGAAAAAGGAATAAATAAGCCCTATCTTTCTCTGCTGCCGATCGAAAAAGCAGCATTTATATTTGAGGATCCTTCCAGTGCTGATTTAACTGGAAGAACATTAGAGTTCTTAGGCAATTACACAAATCTTTCAAAACAGCATCCAAGTGTAAAGAAAGCTCATAAGTGGCTGAAATCCAATCAAGAAGCCAATGGCTCATGGTATGGCCGCTGGGGCATCTGCTACATCTACGGTACGTGGGCAGCTGTTACAGGGTTGGCTGCAACTGGCGCCGCCCCTGGAGGAAAGCTGCTAAAAAAAGCAGTCAGCTGGCTGGAAGAGATCCAGAGAATAGATGGGGGATGGGGAGAGTCGTGTGAAAGCGATCAGAAAAAGAAGTATGTTCCTTTACAGGCCAGTACTCTTACTCATACCGCATGGGCGGTAGATGCGCTTATCTCAGTTTCAGAGACACCGACGAAAGCGATTGAAAAGGGGATTCAATTTTTAGTGAAGCATGGAAAATCTCAAAAATGGACGGAGGATTATCCAAAAGGACAGGGAATGGGCGGGACTTTTTATATTCATTACCATAGCTACCGATTCATTTGGCCGCTGCTGACACTCAGCCACTACACGCGGAAATATAGCTGA